One region of Roseicitreum antarcticum genomic DNA includes:
- a CDS encoding flagellar basal body-associated FliL family protein — protein MTDATANDAPPKKKSFKAILLALIVAAVLGGGGFYAVYSGMLDTLLHAEPEVVTPALDTDFAFVPVGPVIVSLNRRPQRGHLRFAAHLETPAAAEPDVTAQLPRIVDVLNSYLHTLDANELEEPGALIRLRSQMLRRVQIVAGPEQVRDLLITEFVLN, from the coding sequence ATGACCGACGCCACTGCCAACGACGCACCCCCAAAGAAAAAATCATTCAAAGCCATTCTTTTGGCCTTGATCGTCGCAGCGGTCCTCGGTGGCGGCGGGTTTTATGCCGTCTATTCAGGCATGCTGGACACGCTGCTGCATGCCGAGCCTGAGGTTGTCACACCCGCGCTGGACACCGATTTCGCCTTTGTTCCCGTGGGGCCGGTGATTGTCAGCCTCAACCGGCGGCCGCAGCGCGGGCATCTGCGATTCGCCGCACATCTGGAGACGCCCGCCGCCGCAGAACCCGACGTGACAGCGCAGCTGCCCCGGATCGTCGATGTGCTGAACAGCTATCTTCACACGCTTGACGCGAACGAGCTGGAGGAACCCGGCGCCCTGATCCGCCTGCGCAGCCAGATGCTGCGCCGCGTCCAGATCGTCGCGGGACCCGAACAGGTACGCGACCTGCTCATCACCGAATTTGTTTTAAACTGA
- the fliF gene encoding flagellar basal-body MS-ring/collar protein FliF produces MLALWGGLDTRRRVVLVAATVGVFLAVLGLARVANSPSMALLYAGLDGAAAGEVVTALDARGLTYEVRGDAIFVDHAMRDETRMMLAAEGLPTNAITGYELLDGLSGFGTTSQMFDAAYWRAKEGELARTILSSPHIRSARVHISQGTGAAFRRDGRPTASVSVTTGTGTLSPVQARALQFLVASAVAGMAPEDVSVIDGQGGLISGSDADQAYGGAGADRAAILRRNVERLLEAHVGIGRAVVEVSVDTVTDRETIVERRFDPEGRVAISSEAEERTRNATDTRAAGVTVASNLPDGDAAGGDGQSETRDSETRQVNNYEVSQTQREVQRAPGAVRRLTVAVMVDGTRGTDEAGEAIWTPRPEAELEALRELVASAVGFDEARGDVITLRSLPFEVQLIEGSEPSTSIFGPLRLDPMTVISMALLSLMVLVLTLFVLRPMLRGAQGGARSEVSTMDFDDDFPAMQSPALAIADGYGGGFAMGMADGMGDGAMGMEHGGADRELQNDPMARLRNLIEERQSETAEILRNWLDEKEERR; encoded by the coding sequence ATGCTGGCACTATGGGGAGGGCTGGACACGCGCAGGCGTGTGGTCCTCGTCGCGGCGACAGTCGGGGTCTTCCTGGCGGTCCTGGGGCTGGCGCGGGTGGCCAACTCACCGTCGATGGCGCTGCTCTACGCGGGGCTGGACGGCGCGGCGGCAGGGGAGGTCGTGACGGCGCTTGATGCGCGCGGGCTGACATACGAAGTACGCGGGGATGCGATCTTCGTTGATCATGCGATGCGCGACGAAACCCGGATGATGCTGGCCGCCGAGGGGCTGCCGACCAACGCGATCACAGGCTACGAACTTTTGGACGGGCTGTCAGGCTTCGGCACGACCTCGCAGATGTTCGATGCGGCTTATTGGCGCGCGAAGGAAGGTGAGCTGGCGCGCACCATCCTGTCCAGCCCGCATATCCGGAGCGCGCGCGTGCACATTTCGCAGGGCACCGGCGCCGCTTTCCGGCGTGATGGCCGCCCGACGGCTTCAGTCTCGGTGACAACCGGCACCGGCACGCTCAGCCCTGTGCAGGCGCGGGCGCTGCAGTTCCTCGTGGCGTCTGCGGTAGCGGGCATGGCGCCCGAAGATGTGTCGGTGATCGACGGGCAGGGTGGGCTGATCAGCGGATCGGATGCCGATCAGGCCTATGGCGGGGCGGGCGCCGACCGCGCCGCAATCCTGCGCCGCAATGTGGAACGCCTGCTGGAGGCGCATGTCGGCATCGGCCGCGCGGTGGTCGAGGTCAGCGTCGATACGGTGACCGACCGTGAAACCATTGTGGAGCGTCGCTTTGACCCGGAAGGCCGCGTCGCCATCAGTTCAGAGGCTGAAGAGCGGACGCGCAACGCCACCGATACCCGCGCCGCGGGTGTGACGGTGGCCAGCAACCTGCCTGACGGCGATGCGGCGGGCGGCGACGGCCAATCGGAGACCCGCGATTCTGAGACGCGGCAGGTCAACAATTACGAGGTCTCACAGACGCAGCGCGAGGTTCAACGCGCGCCCGGTGCCGTGCGACGGCTGACGGTCGCAGTCATGGTTGATGGGACGCGCGGCACGGATGAGGCCGGGGAAGCGATTTGGACGCCGCGCCCCGAGGCAGAGCTGGAGGCCTTGCGCGAACTCGTCGCCTCGGCCGTTGGTTTTGATGAGGCGCGCGGCGATGTCATAACCCTGCGCTCGCTGCCATTCGAGGTGCAGTTGATCGAAGGGTCGGAGCCGTCAACCTCGATCTTCGGACCGCTGCGGCTGGACCCCATGACGGTGATCTCGATGGCGCTGCTCAGCCTGATGGTGCTGGTGCTGACCCTCTTCGTGCTCCGGCCCATGCTGCGCGGCGCGCAAGGGGGGGCGCGCAGCGAGGTCAGCACGATGGATTTCGACGATGATTTCCCCGCCATGCAATCGCCCGCACTGGCCATCGCAGATGGTTACGGTGGCGGGTTCGCGATGGGTATGGCGGATGGCATGGGGGATGGCGCCATGGGCATGGAGCACGGCGGCGCCGATCGGGAGCTGCAAAACGATCCCATGGCGCGGTTGCGCAACCTGATCGAGGAACGGCAATCGGAGACGGCGGAAATCCTGCGCAACTGGCTGGATGAAAAAGAGGAGCGGCGGTGA